In Candidatus Woesebacteria bacterium, one DNA window encodes the following:
- a CDS encoding peptidase, M16 family translates to MKIKNAYRIITLENGLTLILYPIKEIQSIYIASAIKSGNYYAKDEKHIGIAHFLEHLAFSSTEKFKTNQEIFKRIYEIGGGTNAKTTLAGTLFWIKTPYINADKAVDLLYQVVFRSSFTKKDFEKEKSIIINECNDNYTDPIWVFNQKIRQNRFKDIPQYQLPVTGDIKHILSIQDKDIILWKKRFLNPSNMVISVIGKFDEKKVTSKIKRTFGKERKGKKTVFPKYQEDGYSKFTVYVQKNESKQINFNINFPAFGWCEVERHHEIVLNILNNILGKGHLSRLWLALRETEGLTYDCGSYTSLFPYLGYLSIYGSTDINNLEKTFRKIKSVIEDIKENGVKKEEFSRIKKYLNLLLYMSFETPESISGYLIGELMDYGEIWSPEDYSKERSKVKMEEIKKMAQEIFKSEKMNVNFLGDISQEKANELAQILL, encoded by the coding sequence ATGAAAATAAAAAATGCGTACAGGATCATAACTTTAGAAAACGGATTAACCTTAATACTTTATCCTATCAAAGAAATACAATCTATTTATATAGCCTCTGCAATCAAATCCGGAAATTATTATGCCAAGGACGAAAAGCATATAGGCATCGCTCATTTCTTGGAACACCTTGCTTTCTCTTCAACAGAAAAATTCAAAACAAATCAGGAAATATTTAAAAGAATATATGAGATAGGAGGAGGTACAAACGCGAAAACAACTCTAGCAGGAACCTTATTCTGGATAAAAACGCCTTATATTAACGCAGACAAAGCCGTGGATTTGCTATATCAAGTCGTGTTTAGGTCAAGTTTCACTAAAAAAGATTTTGAAAAAGAAAAAAGTATCATAATCAATGAATGCAATGATAATTACACAGACCCTATTTGGGTCTTTAATCAAAAAATAAGGCAAAATCGTTTTAAAGATATACCGCAATACCAGTTGCCTGTAACCGGTGATATCAAGCACATTCTATCTATTCAAGACAAAGACATTATTCTCTGGAAGAAGAGATTTTTAAATCCAAGCAACATGGTAATCTCGGTAATTGGAAAATTTGATGAGAAAAAAGTGACAAGCAAAATCAAAAGGACTTTCGGTAAGGAAAGAAAAGGTAAGAAAACTGTTTTCCCTAAATATCAAGAGGATGGATATTCAAAGTTTACAGTCTATGTACAAAAAAATGAAAGTAAACAAATCAATTTCAATATCAACTTTCCAGCCTTCGGCTGGTGTGAAGTAGAAAGACACCACGAGATTGTTCTCAATATCTTAAACAACATATTAGGCAAAGGTCATCTCTCAAGATTGTGGCTCGCACTAAGAGAAACCGAGGGTCTAACATATGATTGTGGTAGTTACACTTCACTTTTCCCCTACCTAGGCTACCTTAGTATTTATGGATCAACAGATATAAATAATCTAGAGAAAACTTTTAGAAAAATAAAATCAGTAATTGAAGATATAAAAGAAAATGGTGTAAAAAAGGAAGAATTTTCAAGAATAAAGAAATATCTTAACCTATTGTTGTATATGAGCTTTGAGACGCCCGAATCTATATCAGGCTATCTGATTGGAGAGCTGATGGACTATGGAGAAATCTGGAGTCCTGAGGATTATTCAAAAGAAAGAAGTAAAGTAAAGATGGAGGAAATAAAAAAGATGGCGCAAGAAATATTTAAATCTGAAAAAATGAATGTAAATTTCCTTGGAGACATAAGCCAAGAAAAAGCAAATGAATTAGCTCAAATTTTACTCTGA